The following nucleotide sequence is from Paenibacillus andongensis.
GGCGAATACAAAGGTATCGAAGTTGAAGCTGCTAGTGCAGTTGTAACGGATGAAGAATTGAATGAAGAGCTTACTCGTTTGCAACAGCGTCATGCTGAATTGGTTGTTCTTGAAGAAGGACAAGCAGCAAATGGTGACGTCGTTGTCCTTGATTTCGAAGGATTCGTTGATGGAGAAGCATTCGAAGGCGGCAAAGCGGAGAAATACTCCCTTGAGCTTGGTTCCAACTCCTTCATTCCAGGTTTCGAAGATCAGCTCGTAGGACTTGGTAAAGGCGAAGAGAAAGATGTTAATGTTAGCTTCCCTGAAAACTACCACTCCGAAGATTTGAAAGGTAAAGCGGCTGTGTTTAAAGTGAAAATTCACGACATTAAACGCAAGAACTTGCCAGAGCTTGATGATGAATTTGCTAAAGACGTGAGCGAGTACGATACACTTGTAGAGTACAAAGAAGAGTTGAAAAAACGTCTTCAAGAGCGCAAAGAAAAAGATTCAGAGGCTGCTCTGGAAACAGCTGTTGTTGAAAAAGCTGCAGCTAACGCTGAAGTTGAAATTCCAGCTTCCATGGTAGAAGCAGAGCTAGATGTTATGGTGAAGGAATTCGAAAGACGTCTTCGCTCCCAAGGCATGACGCTTGAGATCTACTTCCAGTTCTCCGGTCAAAACGAGAGCGTGCTGAAAGAACAAATGAGAGAAGATGCTGACAAGCGTGTTCGTAACAACCTTGTTCTTGAAGCCATCGCAGCTGCAGAAAAA
It contains:
- the tig gene encoding trigger factor encodes the protein MKASWEKIEKNVGVLEVEVGAERVADALDKAFKKVSAKVNVPGFRKGKVPRSIFEAKFGVESLYQDALDIILPEVYVEAIEEVKIEPVDRPEVDVEQFGKGQVLKFKAKVTVKPEVTLGEYKGIEVEAASAVVTDEELNEELTRLQQRHAELVVLEEGQAANGDVVVLDFEGFVDGEAFEGGKAEKYSLELGSNSFIPGFEDQLVGLGKGEEKDVNVSFPENYHSEDLKGKAAVFKVKIHDIKRKNLPELDDEFAKDVSEYDTLVEYKEELKKRLQERKEKDSEAALETAVVEKAAANAEVEIPASMVEAELDVMVKEFERRLRSQGMTLEIYFQFSGQNESVLKEQMREDADKRVRNNLVLEAIAAAEKITVSDEEVDTELEKYAQSYQKTTAELRELFASNGSLEGLSNDLVIRKTVDFLLENSKHVSAAV